From a region of the Acomys russatus chromosome 4, mAcoRus1.1, whole genome shotgun sequence genome:
- the R3hdml gene encoding peptidase inhibitor R3HDML: MPLLSSTVGLAGLLFWTGHTVGALKMSNTTLVQGRPKNIAAWSLSGLGVPRHRRKRHISARDMSALLDYHNHIRASVRPPAANMEYMVWDEQLARSAEAWATQCIWAHGPSQLMKYVGQNLSIHSGRYRSVVDLVKSWSEEKRHYSFPTPKDCAPHCPWLCSGPVCSHYTQMVWASSSRLGCALHTCGSINVWGSTWQQAVYLVCNYAIKGNWIGEAPYKTGKPCSACPPSYQGNCNSNMCFSGLKSNRLPWV, from the exons ATGCCTCTTCTGTCCAGCACCGTGGGCCTCGCAGGCCTTCTCTTCTGGACAGGCCACACAGTTGGGGCCTTAAAGATGTCCAACACCACACTGGTCCAGGGCCGACCAAAGAACATAGCTGCGTGGTCCCTGTCTGGCCTGGGGGTGCCTCGGCACCGGCGGAAGCGCCACATCTCTGCCCGGGACATGAGTGCCTTGCTGGACTATCACAACCACATCCGGGCCAGCGTACGCCCACCTGCTGCCAACATGGAGTATATG GTCTGGGATGAGCAGCTGGCCAGGTCTGCTGAAGCCTGGGCCACTCAGTGCATCTGGGCCCACGGACCCTCACAGCTGATGAAATACGTGGGCCAGAACCTCTCTATCCATTCTGGCCG GTACCGTTCTGTGGTAGATCTTGTGAAGTCTTGGTCTGAGGAAAAGCGGCATTACTCATTTCCCACTCCAAAGGATTGTGCCCCGCACTGCCCTTGGCTCTGCAGCGGTCCTGTCTGCTCTCACTATACCCAG ATGGTGTGGGCATCCTCCAGTCGGCTGGGCTGCGCTCTTCACACCTGTGGCAGCATCAATGTGTGGGGCAGCACCTGGCAGCAGGCCGTGTACCTGGTCTGCAACTACGCCATTAA GGGCAACTGGATCGGGGAGGCACCCTACAAGACCGGGAAGCCATGTTCTGCCTGTCCTCCCAGTTACCAAGGCAACTGCAACAGCAACATGTGCTTCTCTGGGCTCAAGTCCAACAGGCTCCCATGGGTCTGA